A stretch of Coccidioides posadasii str. Silveira chromosome 2, complete sequence DNA encodes these proteins:
- a CDS encoding uncharacterized protein (EggNog:ENOG410PJV2~COG:S~BUSCO:3051at33183) codes for MEAREAADLVIVGAGINGLAAARTYCTIHPSANVVILESAASIGGVWAKERLYSGLRLNNLLGTYEYSDFPMDEAFGIQPGQHITGEATHRYLMAYAEEFELYSRVRLQSRVETVEKLDRKSNAAWLMTYTKYNDDGESQRQQIFTRKLIVATGVASEPFIPTLKGAETFDAPLLHSKDTARKQREITEAKRVVVLGGAKSGYDAAYLAASHGVEVDWIISKSGRGASWMAPPYVTPLKKWLEKLVNTRFLTWFSPCSWGEADGFGGIRGFLHGTFIGRWIVDVFWKILANDVVTLNGYRDHPETKKLEPWTDAFWSATTFSILNYPTHFYDLVRDGKIRVHVADISHLSPKTVHFVGGQAIKADAFISCTGWTALPTIKFLPEGIEEQMGLPHKTQNVKKLARKADAEILSRFPRLKRQPEVKNPYGGARRDCTRPEDHEPYRLYRHMVPPDFIHDRSLGFLGTVSNFSTVLTAQTQALWLVAYMDGKLALDTCSPTFEDDLHWDTVLHSQFGKWRYPFTGQQRPDFVFDAVPYLDWLLRDLGLKVHRKGGLLAEIFEPYGPADYRSLIEEWQRSVTQE; via the exons ATGGAGGCCCGGGAAGCTGCAGACTTGGTGATAGTAGGTGCTG GAATCAACGGCTTAGCCGCCGCTCGAACGTACTGCACGATACATCCCTCCGCAAACGTAGTAATTCTCGAATCTGCGGCATCCATAGGAGGAGTATGGGCGAAAGAAAGACTCTATTCAGGCTTGCGCCTGAACAACCTCTTGGGAACGTATGAATATAGCGATTTTCCGATGGACGAAGCGTTCGGCATTCAGCCCGGGCAGCATATCACTGGAGAAGCGACGCATCGGTATCTCATGGCTTATGCGGAAGAATTTGAGCTTTATTCGAGAGTCCGGCTCCAGTCCCGAGTGGAAACCGTTGAAAAGCTCGATAGAAAAAGCAATGCCGCCTGGCTAATGACATACACCAAATACAACGATGACGGGGAAAGCCAACGACAACAGATATTTACGCGGAAGTTGATAGTGGCAACGGGAGTAGCTTCCGAGCCTTTTATACCAACGCTGAAAGGGGCCGAAACATTCGATGCTCCCTTACTTCACAGCAAGGATACGGCCAGGAAGCAACGTGAGATTACTGAGGCAAAACGCGTGGTCGTTTTAGGCGGCGCAAAGTCTGGATACGATGCGGCATATCTAGCGGCATCTCACGGCGTGGAAGTCGATTGGATTATTAGCAAGTCCGGTCGAGGTGCCTCTTGGATGGCACCTCCGTACGTAACTCCACTGAAGAAGTGGCTAGAAAAGCTGGTGAATACTAGATTTCTGACCTGGTTCAGCCCCTGTTCTTGGGGCGAGGCGGATGGTTTTGGAGGCATCAGAGGATTTCTTCATGGCACGTTCATAGGCAGATGGATTGTGGACGTGTTTTGGAAAATCCTAGCAAACGACGTTGTAACTCTCAACGGCTATAGAGACCATCCggaaacaaagaaattggaGCCATGGACAGATGCATTTTGGTCAGCAACCACTTTTAGCATCCTCAACTATCCAACACATTTCTATGATTTGGTACGCGATGGAAAGATCAGAGTACACGTTGCGGACATCTCACATCTTTCACCAAAAACAGTTCATTTTGTAGGAGGGCAAGCAATCAAGGCTGATGCTTTTATTAGTTGCACAGGCTGGACAGCTCTTCCAACCATAAAATTCCTTCCAGAAGGAATAGAAGAGCAAATGGGGCTTCCGCACAAAACCCAGAATGTGAAGAAGCTGGCCCGCAAGGCAGATGCGGAAATCCTATCGCGCTTCCCTCGACTAAAGCGGCAGCCAGAAGTGAAGAATCCATACGGGGGTGCTAGGAGAGATTGTACTCGCCCAGAAGACCACGAACCATATAGACTATATCGCCATATGGTGCCACCGGACTTCATTCACGATCGCAGCCTTGGATTTCTGGGAACCGTGTCAAACTTTTCTACAGTTTTAACCGCCCAAACACAAGCTCTTTGGCTGGTGGCGTACATGGATGGAAAGCTGGCTCTTGACACCTGCTCACCCACGTTCGAAGACGACTTGCATTGGGACACCGTGCTCCACAGCCAATTCGGGAAGTGGAGATACCCGTTTACCGGTCAGCAACGACCGGATTTTGTTTTCGACGCAGTGCCATATCTGGACTGGCTATTGCGAGATTTAGGGCTCAAGGTGCATAGGAAGGGCGGACTTTTGGCGGAGATCTTTGAACCGTATGGCCCCGCGGATTATCGGAGTCTCATTGAAGAGTGGCAGAGGTCAGTCACCCAGGAGTAG
- a CDS encoding uncharacterized protein (EggNog:ENOG410PK96~COG:S), translating into MCFRALFRRGGGSKTGTNAPVSLEMESSQEKKRKGSTVSSYRPAYTTNTLNLSTSDEKQQVFGQDTISLTTAGHISNGGSSRIPAQTCDPPSGPPPGYASQNHTFSPPLGPPPHPGATSFSQPDHNWQAIPDPADLPPPPAHAYLYSNTGNATEEDAERAHAFCDNTPLTLPVGPLPEVYQAAQRASFRPVKPSEYNGSLSVPSNGRWEGRTTIGNPDCIIWTDHPMYFARENSPLVTECSKTIYFEVTLRKLSGGTPTQTPGFSIGYVAQPYPTWRSPGWERGSLGVFSDDGCRFINDSWGGKEFTTEFAIGETVGLGMKFYRVGETPFGVAPQPPAVDGELNSFAVEVFFTRNGKLAGKWNLHEEVDAEQGSLEGLEGDFDLHGAIGLFGGVEFEACFDPSGWKWSPPE; encoded by the coding sequence ATGTGTTTCAGGGCACTTTTCCGCCGGGGTGGAGGTAGTAAGACCGGGACCAACGCACCGGTCAGCCTGGAGATGGAGTCCTCCCAAGAGAAAAAGCGAAAGGGCAGCACAGTGTCATCTTATCGGCCGGCGTATACGACGAATACGTTGAATCTCAGTACCTCGGACGAGAAGCAGCAAGTGTTTGGACAGGACACGATATCTCTAACTACAGCAGGGCATATTTCTAACGGCGGCAGCAGTAGGATACCAGCACAGACCTGTGATCCTCCATCAGGGCCTCCGCCTGGTTATGCTTCTCAAAATCACACGTTCTCTCCTCCCCTAGGCCCACCTCCTCATCCAGGagcaacttcattttctcaGCCGGATCACAACTGGCAGGCCATTCCCGACCCCGCGGATCTTCCTCCGCCGCCTGCTCATGCCTATCTATACTCCAACACCGGCAATGCAACTGAGGAAGATGCTGAGCGAGCCCACGCTTTCTGCGACAACACTCCGCTCACACTCCCGGTGGGTCCCTTGCCGGAAGTCTACCAAGCCGCTCAAAGGGCCAGCTTCCGTCCCGTTAAACCAAGCGAATATAACGGGTCCCTTTCTGTCCCAAGTAACGGCAGATGGGAGGGCCGCACCACCATCGGAAACCCGGACTGCATTATATGGACTGACCACCCAATGTATTTCGCACGGGAAAATTCTCCTCTAGTCACCGAATGCTCAAAGACTATCTACTTTGAAGTCACGCTCCGGAAATTATCTGGCGGTACGCCCACCCAGACTCCCGGTTTTTCCATTGGGTATGTGGCACAGCCATACCCAACATGGCGTTCCCCCGGTTGGGAGCGTGGAAGCCTGGGTGTCTTTTCCGACGACGGATGTAGATTCATCAACGATTCCTGGGGTGGGAAAGAATTCACAACAGAGTTTGCAATTGGAGAAACTGTCGGCTTAGGAATGAAGTTTTACCGTGTGGGAGAGACACCATTCGGAGTAGCGCCGCAACCTCCAGCCGTGGACGGAGAGTTAAACTCCTTTGCAGTTGAAGTATTCTTCACGCGGAACGGAAAATTAGCAGGGAAGTGGAACCTTCACGAGGAGGTAGACGCTGAACAAGGCAGTCTCGAGGGTTTAGAGGGAGATTTTGATTTGCATGGAGCTATTGGATTGTTTGGCGGAGTGGAATTCGAAGCCTGTTTCGATCCATCAGGATGGAAATGGTCTCCACCTGAATAA